The Streptomyces albofaciens JCM 4342 genome has a segment encoding these proteins:
- a CDS encoding CU044_2847 family protein codes for MGDMPLPLSIDEDTVIWLHLTPTGAGGPVLPDGAPAGKDDDGELELPDGYGHARPVSVDGRVARALTRGGEALEGALRPLGSVLGSIHRSLADGDHRPDEVTVEFGVTLGSDLSLGVFSGNGEASFKVSATWNLGSGSTT; via the coding sequence ATGGGGGACATGCCACTGCCACTGAGCATCGACGAAGACACGGTCATCTGGCTGCACTTGACACCGACCGGCGCGGGCGGCCCGGTGCTGCCCGACGGGGCGCCCGCCGGGAAGGACGACGACGGGGAGCTGGAGCTGCCCGACGGCTACGGCCACGCCCGGCCGGTCAGCGTGGACGGCCGGGTCGCCCGGGCGCTGACCCGGGGCGGCGAGGCGCTGGAGGGCGCGCTGCGCCCGCTCGGCTCCGTCCTGGGCAGCATCCACCGCTCGCTCGCCGACGGCGATCACCGGCCGGACGAGGTCACGGTGGAGTTCGGGGTCACCCTCGGCTCGGACCTGAGCCTGGGGGTCTTCTCCGGCAACGGCGAGGCCAGCTTCAAGGTCTCCGCCACCTGGAACCTCGGCAGCGGCAGTACGACCTGA